A part of Corynebacterium lactis RW2-5 genomic DNA contains:
- a CDS encoding CarD family transcriptional regulator, whose protein sequence is MEFSIGDTVVYPHHGAAKIENIVERELGGETVQYLVLQILQSDLNIQVPAKNAELVGVRDVVGEEGLRKVFSVLRETDVEEAGNWSRRYKANQERLGSGDINKVAEVVRDLWRRDQDRGLSAGEKRMLSKARQVLVGELALADGVDEQKVEEVFARVDATIERHQALAKESTESEAEKPAVDDEPVDLDA, encoded by the coding sequence ATGGAATTCAGCATTGGCGATACCGTCGTTTATCCGCACCACGGTGCAGCAAAAATTGAAAACATTGTTGAGCGGGAGCTTGGGGGCGAAACCGTTCAGTATCTTGTTCTCCAGATTTTGCAGAGCGATCTGAATATTCAGGTGCCCGCCAAGAATGCTGAGCTCGTGGGTGTCCGCGACGTTGTGGGGGAGGAAGGCCTGCGCAAGGTTTTCTCCGTCCTGCGCGAGACCGATGTTGAAGAGGCCGGTAACTGGTCCCGCCGCTACAAGGCCAACCAGGAGCGCCTCGGTTCGGGCGACATCAATAAGGTCGCAGAGGTTGTTCGCGACCTGTGGCGCCGCGACCAGGATCGCGGCCTTTCCGCCGGCGAGAAGCGCATGTTGAGCAAGGCCCGCCAGGTTCTCGTGGGTGAGCTCGCGCTTGCCGACGGCGTGGATGAGCAGAAGGTTGAAGAGGTCTTCGCACGCGTGGACGCCACGATTGAGCGGCACCAGGCGCTCGCAAAGGAGTCGACCGAGTCGGAGGCGGAGAAGCCCGCAGTCGACGATGAGCCGGTGGACCTCGACGCGTAA
- the radA gene encoding DNA repair protein RadA: MAKSKDEAYECSACGWQVTKWVGQCPNCKEWGTLEKITVRVSSSKSGTSLEESIATRAARVAKNRRRSASPAAGEAGAGGRRKATSKQSLAQTSQRLNECALNDEAEAGFRESGSLEDRIPTTATGLTAITGISAKAAHAAKTGIGELDRVLGQGIVPGSLVLLAGEPGVGKSTLLLEVAYRCADGELGPTLYITGEESLGQVRLRAERTGALSDSLYLSAVSNIEDVIDQTIELQPGLLIVDSVQTMRADVEGTRGGVAQARAVTSALAALAKETGTAIFLVGHVTKDGNVAGPRTMEHLVDAVLNFEGDRHSGLRFLRGLKNRFGSTDEVGCFEQTASGIAEVEDPSGLFLHHRTPTSGTAITVAMDGRRPLLAEVQGLVINTEAHNPRRNVSGLDPRRVPMVAAVLTEHGKFKQLARMEMYVSTVGGMSLTEPAADLAIALSLASSMTKKTFQEKTIALGELGLAGEVRRVPDLEWRLKEAHRMGFRTAIVPRGSKGPMGMRLLEAGTIAEAIALGLGERQAG, translated from the coding sequence GTGGCAAAGTCCAAAGACGAAGCGTACGAGTGCTCCGCGTGCGGCTGGCAAGTCACTAAATGGGTCGGCCAGTGCCCCAACTGCAAGGAATGGGGAACGCTGGAAAAAATCACCGTCCGAGTGAGTTCTTCCAAGTCCGGCACCAGTCTCGAGGAATCGATTGCAACCCGAGCGGCTCGCGTCGCCAAGAACCGCCGCCGAAGCGCTTCCCCCGCGGCTGGGGAGGCGGGCGCCGGTGGGCGTCGTAAAGCAACCTCCAAGCAGAGCCTCGCGCAGACCAGCCAGCGCCTCAACGAGTGCGCGCTTAACGACGAAGCGGAGGCCGGTTTCCGCGAGTCCGGCTCCCTCGAGGACCGGATCCCCACGACGGCCACAGGTCTGACCGCCATCACGGGGATCTCGGCTAAGGCCGCGCACGCGGCCAAGACGGGCATTGGGGAGCTGGATCGAGTGCTGGGTCAGGGCATCGTTCCGGGCTCGCTCGTGCTGCTCGCAGGCGAACCCGGCGTCGGCAAGTCCACGCTGCTGCTCGAGGTTGCCTACCGGTGCGCTGACGGAGAGCTGGGGCCAACTCTCTACATCACGGGCGAGGAGTCTCTGGGCCAGGTGCGGCTACGAGCCGAGCGCACGGGTGCACTCTCGGACAGCCTGTACCTGTCGGCGGTGTCCAATATCGAAGACGTCATCGACCAGACTATTGAGCTACAGCCCGGCCTGCTGATTGTGGACTCGGTGCAGACAATGCGGGCCGACGTCGAAGGCACCCGCGGCGGTGTCGCCCAAGCTCGAGCGGTCACTTCTGCACTGGCGGCGCTGGCGAAGGAGACGGGCACTGCAATCTTCCTCGTCGGGCACGTGACAAAGGACGGCAATGTCGCTGGCCCCCGAACCATGGAGCACCTCGTCGATGCGGTGCTCAACTTCGAGGGCGACCGGCATTCCGGGCTGCGCTTCCTGCGAGGTCTGAAAAACCGCTTCGGCAGCACGGATGAGGTGGGCTGCTTCGAGCAGACCGCATCCGGAATCGCGGAGGTAGAGGACCCCTCGGGGCTCTTCCTGCACCACCGTACGCCGACCTCGGGAACGGCCATTACCGTGGCCATGGACGGGCGCAGGCCGCTACTGGCAGAAGTCCAGGGGCTTGTGATCAACACCGAGGCACATAACCCGCGCAGAAACGTCTCGGGGCTCGACCCGAGGCGGGTGCCCATGGTCGCGGCGGTTCTGACCGAGCACGGAAAGTTCAAACAGTTGGCCCGGATGGAGATGTACGTCAGCACCGTCGGCGGAATGTCTCTGACGGAGCCCGCAGCGGACCTGGCCATCGCGCTATCGCTGGCATCGTCCATGACGAAGAAGACATTCCAGGAAAAAACCATTGCCCTTGGAGAACTCGGTCTGGCTGGAGAGGTTCGACGCGTGCCAGACCTGGAGTGGCGGCTGAAGGAGGCACACCGCATGGGCTTTCGCACGGCCATAGTCCCGCGCGGATCGAAGGGACCTATGGGCATGCGCCTGCTGGAGGCAGGCACCATCGCCGAGGCGATTGCGCTGGGACTCGGCGAGCGGCAGGCTGGGTGA
- a CDS encoding carbonic anhydrase, with protein sequence MSNSEWTPESVWQSIIRGNRRFVEGKSAHPRQNEGRRQELTHGQKPKAVVLACSDSRVPVEIIFDQGLGDIFVIRTAGEITDLSVLASLEFAVDGLGVKLVVVLGHESCGAVAAAKSALDGGDLPGGFQRVLIEKVTPSLLAARKDGQHTTDEFERRHVQEIVNHIVDRSPEISSRLDAGEVGVVGLRYRLSDGLAETVVTQGVSENPLP encoded by the coding sequence ATGAGCAACTCTGAGTGGACCCCTGAAAGTGTATGGCAATCCATTATCCGCGGAAACCGCCGCTTCGTTGAAGGCAAGTCGGCGCACCCGCGCCAGAATGAGGGGCGCCGTCAAGAGCTGACCCACGGACAGAAACCGAAGGCCGTCGTGCTGGCCTGTTCCGACTCCCGCGTTCCAGTCGAGATTATTTTCGATCAGGGCCTCGGTGACATCTTCGTTATTCGTACCGCCGGCGAGATTACCGACCTGTCGGTGCTGGCTTCGCTGGAGTTCGCGGTCGACGGGCTGGGGGTCAAGCTCGTCGTCGTACTCGGCCACGAGTCCTGCGGCGCAGTTGCCGCTGCGAAGAGCGCTCTGGATGGCGGAGATTTGCCGGGAGGATTTCAGCGCGTGCTCATTGAGAAGGTCACCCCTTCTCTGCTGGCAGCCCGCAAGGATGGGCAGCATACCACGGACGAGTTTGAGCGCCGCCACGTCCAGGAGATTGTCAACCACATCGTCGATCGCTCGCCGGAGATTTCCTCCCGCCTCGACGCCGGCGAGGTCGGCGTCGTCGGCTTGCGCTACCGCCTCTCCGATGGACTCGCTGAGACCGTAGTTACCCAGGGTGTCAGCGAGAACCCGCTACCCTAG
- a CDS encoding A/G-specific adenine glycosylase, whose translation MQIRSAQTTVDAFDDEVRSELRSWYRQNMRPLPWREPDTSPWSVLVSEVMSQQTPVSRVIPSWRAWMEKWPTASDLAQAPKDEVLRMWGKLGYPRRALRLRECAIAIATEYSGSVPNDVETLLTLPGVGDYTARAVAAFAFSHRTPVVDINVRRVLRRHRQAVFLPGPHKRADMHAVEELLDEDAPSAAETSVALMELGALVCKTTPDCDNCPIASSCAWVAAGSPEPEKHEVKAAKRRVQKFEGTDRQVRGLLLDVLRAADSPVEQAALDTVWDDDAQRSRALFSLLEDGLAEQTKDGLFRLPT comes from the coding sequence ATGCAAATACGCAGCGCACAGACCACGGTTGACGCTTTCGACGACGAAGTGAGAAGCGAATTGAGGTCCTGGTACCGCCAAAACATGCGCCCTCTCCCCTGGCGCGAGCCGGACACTAGCCCGTGGTCCGTACTCGTCAGCGAAGTAATGAGCCAGCAGACGCCCGTCTCGCGCGTCATCCCCTCCTGGAGAGCGTGGATGGAAAAATGGCCTACTGCCAGCGACTTAGCACAGGCACCTAAAGACGAAGTGCTCCGGATGTGGGGAAAACTCGGTTACCCTCGCCGCGCCCTGCGTCTGCGCGAGTGTGCAATCGCAATCGCCACCGAATACTCCGGATCAGTCCCCAATGACGTCGAAACACTGTTAACCCTTCCGGGGGTGGGAGACTACACAGCCCGGGCGGTGGCGGCTTTCGCATTTTCTCATCGCACCCCTGTAGTGGACATCAATGTTCGGCGGGTGCTCCGCCGACATCGCCAGGCGGTGTTCCTGCCCGGCCCCCACAAGCGCGCGGATATGCACGCTGTCGAAGAGCTCTTGGACGAAGACGCCCCCTCCGCTGCCGAGACCTCAGTCGCACTGATGGAACTGGGCGCACTCGTCTGTAAGACCACACCCGACTGCGACAACTGCCCCATCGCCTCCTCCTGCGCATGGGTAGCGGCGGGCAGCCCAGAGCCAGAGAAGCATGAGGTCAAGGCCGCGAAGCGGCGAGTACAAAAATTTGAGGGCACCGATCGGCAGGTCCGGGGTCTCCTACTAGACGTCCTCCGCGCCGCGGACTCGCCCGTCGAGCAGGCAGCCCTCGATACCGTCTGGGACGATGATGCCCAGCGTTCCCGTGCCCTTTTCTCTCTTCTCGAGGATGGTCTCGCCGAGCAAACGAAAGACGGCCTGTTCCGGCTGCCAACCTAA
- a CDS encoding lipase family protein — translation MLESSKPWPGPGPRPLAVIAPGTLGMADHCASSVAIRYEAPPTPPAPELLDRGWNVAIVDYEGLGTPGIPAYLNRASAAHNTLDMARAGLSLLSLADDTPVALFGYSQGGGAVAAAAELAESYSPELNIRAAYAGAIPADLRDTARHITGSALSGLIGYAVNGLVAEYPETKGPIDRMMSPLGEDFLSLTRGECIGDTVRNWPRNDTRAFTADSRSIGENLASPALDPVIQERLGEQKLGAGGRAPSMPIFVTHNVRDDVLPVSSARELVRTWKEAGARVTYEEVDSDLGDASHGLAYALSHDQAMAWLDEQMGYRK, via the coding sequence GTGCTCGAATCATCGAAACCCTGGCCAGGCCCCGGGCCTCGTCCGCTGGCGGTCATCGCGCCCGGCACGCTTGGAATGGCCGACCACTGTGCCAGTTCCGTCGCGATTCGTTACGAGGCCCCTCCAACGCCACCCGCCCCCGAGCTCCTCGACCGCGGCTGGAACGTCGCAATCGTCGATTACGAGGGCCTCGGTACCCCGGGCATCCCCGCTTACTTAAATCGCGCATCCGCTGCACACAACACCCTAGACATGGCGCGGGCAGGCCTTTCCCTTCTTTCGCTTGCCGACGACACCCCGGTCGCACTCTTCGGTTATTCACAAGGTGGCGGCGCGGTGGCAGCCGCGGCAGAACTTGCGGAGTCGTACTCTCCCGAGCTCAACATCAGGGCTGCCTACGCCGGCGCAATCCCCGCTGACCTGAGAGATACGGCGAGGCACATTACGGGCTCCGCGCTATCCGGATTGATTGGCTACGCGGTAAACGGCCTAGTTGCGGAATACCCGGAGACTAAGGGACCCATCGACCGGATGATGAGTCCACTCGGCGAGGATTTTCTCTCGCTGACCAGGGGGGAATGCATCGGTGATACCGTCCGAAACTGGCCTCGTAACGATACGAGGGCTTTCACCGCAGATAGTCGCAGCATCGGGGAAAATCTTGCCTCCCCCGCTCTCGACCCGGTTATTCAAGAGCGGCTAGGGGAGCAGAAGCTGGGGGCCGGGGGCCGCGCACCGAGCATGCCAATTTTTGTAACCCACAACGTGCGTGACGATGTGCTCCCAGTGTCGTCGGCACGCGAGCTGGTGCGGACGTGGAAAGAGGCCGGGGCGCGCGTCACTTACGAAGAGGTCGACAGCGACCTCGGTGACGCGTCCCACGGCCTCGCGTACGCGCTCAGCCACGACCAGGCGATGGCCTGGCTGGATGAGCAAATGGGCTACCGGAAGTAG